One part of the Aurantibacillus circumpalustris genome encodes these proteins:
- a CDS encoding DUF7948 domain-containing protein, which yields MKTYLNTALVASCLLSNANYLSANEPFSNRPVIFGQIGFKENLGQISDQNYQPRKDVLFAGTEGNLVFHLKKYGISYQLNRVDSWKERDDLTTEQKNALLNLPKRREVDERTIYRVDVNWLNTNTKAQIKKENALEDYDNYYLSSCPNGALKVKSYAQLSYQQIYDGIDLKWYSKNGQLKYDYLVEAGADYKRIQFEIKGAEKILVTAKGDLQIETPLGTIIEQAPLVIQNKRTLSSKWKVVENIISFEIENIDPSQPFVIDPAVRVWGTFYGAESAAYSCKATENGDVYMTGSTSAAGLNIATTGVHQTTLNGESDAFLVKFNSGGSRIWCTYYGGSWWDDGSSCEVDLTGNVYMVGTTRSFTDAVIATVGAHQTSSGDPNGGGTDLFLVKFTSSGVRQWATYYGGEGDEDVGHCATDIFGNVFVSGQTKSTNGTLIATSGSHQLSNGGGLTDAFLVKFNSSGVRQWGTYYGGSGAETAYSCLTDKEGNSFISGATTSNGTLVMSTPGSHQSTFNSSGSYDCYLVKFNPAGVRQWGTYYGGSSNDVCSSSCIDKDGNIFLTGHTSSSSGIATPGAFKATYVGSSSFLTKFNNAGVLQWGTYYTRPSQGSFSATDIVGDVVFGGTTNAYDEIATPGSHQQIYGGGQGDVFITKFSSSGTHQWGTFYGGDNTDVSGGCSIDNTGNIFVAGTTQSFNDTAIATPGSYQPVYTHIPSTSDLSAFLVKLKDTETGIVGFNKKTLMNEEMIKVYPSPANGITNILIETSAQGNFYKIELINSLGQVCKTISLDKTNTKFSVNIHSVSSGIYTVCLKRLNGTFLCKKIVINE from the coding sequence ATGAAAACATATTTAAATACAGCGCTTGTTGCTTCGTGTTTGCTTTCAAACGCAAACTATTTAAGTGCTAATGAACCTTTCTCAAACAGACCCGTAATTTTTGGTCAAATTGGTTTTAAGGAGAACTTAGGTCAGATAAGCGATCAAAATTATCAGCCACGCAAAGATGTTTTATTCGCCGGCACAGAAGGCAATTTGGTTTTTCATTTAAAGAAGTATGGTATTTCCTATCAATTAAATCGAGTAGATAGTTGGAAAGAACGCGATGATTTAACAACAGAACAAAAAAACGCATTATTAAACTTGCCAAAAAGAAGAGAAGTTGACGAAAGAACTATTTATAGGGTTGATGTGAATTGGTTAAATACTAATACTAAAGCACAAATTAAGAAAGAAAATGCTTTAGAAGATTATGATAATTATTATTTATCGTCCTGTCCAAACGGCGCTTTAAAAGTGAAAAGTTACGCTCAATTAAGCTATCAACAAATTTATGATGGCATAGATTTAAAGTGGTATTCAAAAAACGGTCAACTAAAATACGATTACTTAGTGGAGGCAGGAGCAGATTACAAACGCATTCAATTCGAAATTAAAGGTGCAGAAAAGATACTAGTGACAGCAAAAGGGGACCTACAAATTGAAACACCATTGGGAACTATTATAGAACAAGCGCCTCTAGTTATTCAAAACAAAAGAACATTGTCTTCTAAGTGGAAGGTGGTCGAAAACATTATTTCATTTGAAATTGAAAATATTGATCCTTCACAGCCATTTGTAATTGACCCAGCAGTGCGTGTATGGGGTACGTTTTATGGAGCAGAAAGTGCCGCGTATTCCTGTAAAGCAACGGAAAATGGTGATGTATATATGACCGGGAGCACGAGTGCTGCGGGTTTAAATATAGCAACAACTGGCGTTCATCAAACCACACTTAACGGTGAGTCAGACGCATTTTTGGTAAAATTTAATTCAGGTGGTTCTCGCATTTGGTGCACCTATTATGGAGGAAGTTGGTGGGATGACGGAAGTTCTTGTGAAGTTGATCTTACTGGGAATGTATACATGGTGGGGACTACCAGATCATTCACGGATGCGGTAATTGCAACAGTTGGCGCTCATCAAACGAGTTCTGGAGACCCCAATGGAGGAGGAACCGATCTTTTTCTTGTAAAATTTACCTCTTCTGGAGTCCGTCAATGGGCAACGTATTATGGAGGTGAAGGCGATGAAGATGTGGGCCACTGCGCTACAGATATCTTTGGAAATGTATTTGTATCAGGACAAACAAAGTCAACAAACGGTACACTAATAGCTACCAGCGGTTCACATCAATTAAGTAATGGCGGCGGCTTAACCGATGCCTTTTTGGTAAAATTTAATTCATCTGGTGTAAGACAATGGGGTACTTATTACGGAGGGTCTGGAGCTGAAACAGCTTACTCCTGTCTTACGGATAAAGAAGGTAACTCATTTATTTCTGGAGCAACAACTTCTAATGGTACTTTAGTTATGTCAACTCCAGGCAGTCATCAATCAACTTTTAATAGTTCCGGATCATACGATTGTTACCTGGTAAAATTTAATCCTGCTGGCGTTCGCCAATGGGGTACATATTATGGCGGATCTTCAAACGATGTGTGTTCTTCTTCTTGTATTGATAAAGATGGCAATATATTCTTAACCGGACATACAAGTTCTTCTTCAGGAATAGCAACGCCGGGCGCGTTTAAAGCAACTTATGTGGGCTCTAGTTCCTTTCTCACAAAGTTTAATAATGCCGGTGTTTTACAATGGGGTACTTATTATACCCGGCCATCACAAGGAAGCTTTTCTGCTACAGACATTGTAGGCGACGTTGTATTTGGAGGGACTACAAATGCCTACGACGAGATTGCCACCCCGGGTTCTCACCAACAGATATATGGTGGAGGGCAAGGAGATGTTTTTATTACCAAATTCAGTTCTTCAGGAACCCACCAATGGGGTACATTTTATGGTGGTGATAATACGGATGTCTCGGGGGGTTGCTCTATTGATAATACTGGAAACATTTTTGTGGCCGGCACCACACAATCTTTTAATGACACAGCAATTGCTACACCCGGAAGCTATCAACCCGTTTATACACACATCCCTTCAACAAGTGATTTAAGCGCATTTTTAGTGAAATTAAAGGATACTGAAACAGGTATAGTAGGATTCAATAAGAAAACTTTGATGAATGAGGAAATGATTAAAGTATATCCTAGCCCTGCAAATGGAATAACAAATATATTAATAGAGACAAGTGCCCAAGGTAATTTTTATAAAATAGAATTAATAAATAGCCTTGGTCAAGTGTGTAAAACAATTAGTTTAGATAAAACAAATACTAAATTTTCCGTGAATATCCATAGTGTTTCTTCGGGTATTTATACGGTTTGTTTAAAGAGATTAAACGGAACGTTTTTATGTAAGAAAATAGTTATAAATGAGTAA
- a CDS encoding class I SAM-dependent methyltransferase, giving the protein MYNYTNCPVCKGQKFSTHLNCKDHTVSKEEFTIVSCDSCGFKFTNPIPDIADLGDYYKSENYISHSNTKKGIVSRLYHMVRNYTLKKKLALVSANVSRGTIMDYGCGTGMFLDVCQEAGWRAFGMEPDAGARKIAKDMKLKVYKDKTELETSHREEKIDAITLWHVLEHVTDLEETLTYFKQKLSKDGVLIIAVPNYTSYDARHYKEFWAAYDVPRHLYHFNIDSVSTLLSNHGFTLESTLPMKFDSFYVSMLSEKYKTGSLKLLSAFVTGLKSNFKAKAASNYSSVIYVFKHK; this is encoded by the coding sequence ATGTATAACTATACAAACTGTCCAGTGTGTAAGGGACAAAAATTTTCAACACACCTAAATTGCAAAGATCACACTGTTAGTAAAGAAGAATTTACGATTGTTTCTTGTGACAGTTGTGGTTTTAAATTTACTAACCCTATTCCTGATATTGCAGATCTGGGTGATTATTATAAGTCTGAGAATTATATTTCACATTCAAATACAAAAAAGGGAATAGTTTCTAGGTTGTACCACATGGTAAGAAACTACACTTTAAAAAAGAAATTAGCCTTAGTTTCTGCGAATGTTTCACGTGGAACAATTATGGATTATGGTTGTGGCACCGGAATGTTTTTAGATGTTTGTCAAGAAGCCGGGTGGAGAGCTTTCGGTATGGAACCAGATGCTGGGGCAAGGAAAATTGCAAAGGACATGAAGCTTAAAGTCTATAAGGATAAGACCGAATTAGAGACCTCTCATCGAGAAGAAAAGATTGATGCTATTACTTTGTGGCACGTGCTGGAACACGTAACAGATTTAGAAGAAACCCTAACTTATTTTAAACAGAAGCTGAGTAAGGATGGGGTACTAATAATTGCTGTTCCAAACTACACAAGTTACGACGCAAGGCACTATAAAGAATTTTGGGCAGCTTATGATGTTCCAAGACATCTTTACCATTTTAATATAGATTCCGTTTCGACTCTATTAAGCAACCATGGTTTCACGCTAGAATCTACTTTACCTATGAAGTTCGATAGTTTTTATGTTAGCATGCTTAGCGAGAAGTATAAGACGGGCTCTTTGAAGCTATTAAGCGCCTTTGTAACGGGTTTAAAATCTAATTTTAAAGCAAAGGCTGCCTCAAATTATTCGAGCGTTATATACGTTTTTAAGCACAAATAG
- the mnmG gene encoding tRNA uridine-5-carboxymethylaminomethyl(34) synthesis enzyme MnmG encodes MQNSYDIIVVGAGHAGCEAAAAAANMGSKVLLVTMNMQTIAQMSCNPAMGGIAKGQIVREIDALGGYSGIVSDKSAIQFRMLNRSKGPAMWSPRTQNDRMMFAGLWREMLEQTTNVDFWQDMVRQLIISDDGKRVEGIVTGMGMEFRAKAVVLTNGTFLNGIIHIGEKQLGGGRTGESASHGITEQLVQIGFESGRMKTGTPPRIDGRSLDYSKMEVQGGDEVIDKFSYLEGTSPFIGENPKKQIPCHVTYTNQKVHDILKTGFEKSPMFQGRIQGLGPRYCPSIEDKITRFSERDRHQLFVEPEGWNTVEIYLNGFSSSLPEDVQQKALRLIPGMESAKMFRPGYAIEYDYFPPTQLKLTLETHLIENLYFAGQINGTTGYEEAACQGLMAGINAHLKINEEKPLVLNRYEAYIGVLIDDLVTKGTDEPYRMFTSRAEYRLLLRQDNADVRLTPISHAIGLASEDRFNTVNEKVSNYNKVISYFKNTSCEPETLNPFLESIGSATINQKLRYNTILSRPNIGIPDIVKNDPNLKASMLEYKIDVLQQAEILMKYEGYIERERENADKLKRLEDLVINSDFNFDTVGGLGAEAKEKLKKFKPATIGQASRISGINPADVSVLLIHLGR; translated from the coding sequence TTGCAAAATTCATACGATATTATTGTTGTAGGTGCTGGACACGCTGGTTGTGAGGCAGCCGCCGCCGCTGCCAACATGGGCTCTAAGGTTTTATTGGTGACAATGAATATGCAGACTATTGCGCAAATGAGCTGTAATCCTGCTATGGGAGGCATTGCTAAAGGCCAAATTGTTCGTGAAATTGACGCACTTGGAGGTTATAGTGGTATTGTTTCTGACAAAAGTGCTATTCAGTTTAGGATGTTAAACCGAAGCAAAGGCCCGGCCATGTGGAGCCCGAGAACTCAAAACGATAGGATGATGTTTGCTGGCCTTTGGCGCGAAATGTTGGAACAAACTACTAATGTAGATTTCTGGCAAGACATGGTAAGACAGTTGATAATTTCTGACGACGGTAAACGCGTGGAAGGAATTGTGACTGGTATGGGGATGGAGTTTAGAGCAAAAGCAGTTGTACTTACTAATGGCACTTTTTTAAATGGTATTATTCATATTGGAGAAAAACAATTAGGAGGAGGTAGAACTGGTGAATCTGCAAGCCACGGAATAACGGAACAGTTAGTCCAAATAGGATTTGAGAGCGGTAGAATGAAAACGGGAACTCCTCCAAGAATAGACGGAAGGTCTTTGGATTATTCTAAAATGGAAGTTCAAGGTGGGGACGAGGTAATCGATAAGTTTTCGTATTTGGAAGGGACATCTCCTTTTATCGGAGAAAATCCAAAAAAACAAATACCTTGTCATGTTACCTATACAAATCAGAAAGTACACGATATCCTTAAAACTGGTTTTGAAAAATCTCCTATGTTCCAGGGGAGGATTCAAGGCCTTGGTCCAAGATATTGTCCGAGTATTGAAGATAAGATTACGCGTTTTAGCGAACGAGATAGGCATCAGCTTTTTGTTGAACCTGAAGGATGGAACACAGTTGAAATTTATCTAAATGGGTTTTCTTCTTCCTTACCAGAAGATGTACAACAAAAAGCATTAAGGTTGATTCCTGGAATGGAGAGCGCAAAGATGTTTCGTCCTGGATACGCTATTGAATACGATTACTTCCCCCCTACTCAATTAAAATTAACACTTGAAACGCATTTAATAGAAAACCTTTATTTTGCTGGGCAAATTAACGGAACAACAGGATATGAAGAAGCCGCTTGTCAAGGCTTGATGGCGGGAATAAATGCGCATCTAAAAATTAACGAAGAGAAACCTTTAGTACTAAATAGGTACGAAGCGTACATTGGCGTTTTAATTGATGATTTAGTAACCAAGGGCACCGACGAACCTTATCGTATGTTTACATCAAGAGCAGAGTATCGCTTATTGTTAAGACAAGATAATGCTGATGTTAGGTTAACACCAATTTCTCACGCAATTGGTTTGGCAAGCGAAGATCGATTTAATACAGTTAATGAAAAGGTTTCAAATTACAATAAGGTTATCTCCTATTTTAAAAACACAAGTTGTGAACCGGAAACATTAAACCCTTTTTTAGAATCAATTGGATCAGCAACAATAAATCAAAAGTTGAGGTATAATACAATACTTTCTAGACCAAATATTGGTATTCCTGATATTGTCAAAAATGATCCAAATTTAAAGGCCTCGATGTTGGAGTATAAAATAGATGTTCTTCAACAAGCGGAGATTTTGATGAAGTACGAAGGTTATATCGAAAGAGAAAGAGAGAATGCCGACAAATTAAAACGCCTGGAGGATTTAGTAATAAATTCTGATTTTAATTTTGATACTGTTGGAGGCTTGGGCGCTGAGGCGAAAGAAAAACTAAAGAAGTTTAAGCCAGCGACCATTGGACAAGCTAGCCGCATTTCCGGAATAAATCCTGCAGATGTGTCTGTCCTTTTAATTCACCTTGGTCGTTAA
- a CDS encoding TlpA family protein disulfide reductase: MKKIVILICTILTISVSAQKGKIFPEVKGVTLNEKACALPAKNGKYSVVAIAFHRGAEDDLKKWLNPLYDNFMSKEKPGNFDMSEPVDVNFVFVPMISGFKMIKEDFQKGTDKAFWPFIMDTEKTDIKGVQKQLGIEDNKIPYFFVLDKTGKIVEMQSGKFSESKMEKLQDAIE; this comes from the coding sequence ATGAAAAAAATAGTAATTTTAATTTGCACTATACTCACAATTAGCGTTAGTGCGCAAAAAGGAAAGATATTTCCAGAAGTTAAAGGTGTAACACTAAACGAGAAAGCTTGTGCTCTACCGGCAAAAAACGGCAAGTATAGTGTTGTAGCTATTGCTTTTCATCGTGGAGCTGAGGATGACCTTAAGAAGTGGTTAAACCCATTGTATGATAACTTTATGAGCAAGGAAAAACCTGGTAATTTCGATATGTCAGAACCAGTTGATGTTAATTTTGTTTTTGTACCGATGATTTCGGGATTTAAAATGATCAAAGAGGATTTTCAAAAAGGTACTGATAAAGCATTTTGGCCATTTATTATGGATACCGAAAAAACGGATATAAAAGGGGTTCAAAAACAATTAGGAATTGAGGATAATAAAATACCTTACTTTTTTGTGTTAGATAAAACTGGTAAAATTGTTGAAATGCAAAGTGGTAAATTCTCGGAGTCTAAAATGGAAAAGCTTCAGGATGCTATTGAATAA
- the rpiB gene encoding ribose 5-phosphate isomerase B: MSISVAIGSDHAGFKLKEYLLELLKAKGVTVMDKGCYSEDRADYPDYGHSVAIAVLNKEVTFGILMCGSGNGINMSANKHKGIRAALCWNSEIASLARQHNDANILVLPARYVSKDEAIKCVDVFLSEKFEGGRHQTRIDKIDI, encoded by the coding sequence ATGAGTATAAGTGTAGCAATAGGGTCTGATCATGCTGGTTTTAAACTAAAGGAATATTTACTAGAACTTTTAAAAGCAAAAGGTGTTACAGTAATGGATAAAGGTTGTTATTCTGAGGATAGAGCAGATTACCCTGATTATGGCCACAGCGTGGCTATTGCGGTTCTTAATAAAGAAGTTACATTCGGTATATTAATGTGTGGAAGTGGTAATGGTATTAATATGAGTGCAAATAAACATAAAGGAATTAGGGCGGCATTATGTTGGAATTCGGAAATAGCCTCATTAGCAAGGCAACATAACGATGCTAACATATTAGTATTACCAGCAAGATATGTAAGTAAAGATGAGGCAATAAAATGCGTTGATGTTTTTTTAAGTGAAAAGTTTGAAGGCGGACGCCATCAGACACGTATTGATAAAATAGATATCTAA
- a CDS encoding toxin-antitoxin system YwqK family antitoxin gives MNKSPLKFIFCILLFSLKINFFQGQTTNPNGYNKFYYENGKISSEGKMKDGKPNGYWKNYYKNGKLKIEGNRINFQLDSTWKFYDEKERLTKTIDYREGKKEGLTINYDTLGKIISSETYKDDVKEGLTKNFYKTGELKSTIPFIKGRQEGIAYEFSKDSTITGISTFKGGILQGYDRINQRDAENRKQGIWKEFYENNKVKKEQKFNDDSLDGYVKEFNKKGDLLYTKKYSFGKQILNAPEIANVEVYKEVYEDGTLKYEGVYSDSLPIGTHYKYIKKLRCDSSLFKRDDTTDIYVRRMVCRNVPIPDSAIEYFDGTMVAKGAVDSIRNRIGIWIEYHNTGEFKGKGLYKEGERIGEWEFFYASGKLEQKGRYDKKGRAQGVWKWYYESGKLWREEVYINGRRDGELKDYDEVGNIILQGIFIEGRKEGRWLYESPDYKEYGNYVNDLPDSLWKSYYMPSKIKRFEGRFIAGDPTGVHVAFHPNGARMYIGNYTSGMKDGDWKYYDESDHNYLTVTYKNDIEIKWQGEKIRPTYEESLRTYNIKINENKTQTIRR, from the coding sequence ATGAACAAGAGTCCTCTAAAATTTATATTCTGTATTCTACTGTTTTCCTTAAAAATTAACTTTTTTCAGGGACAGACTACCAACCCAAACGGATATAATAAATTTTATTACGAAAATGGTAAAATTAGTAGTGAAGGTAAGATGAAAGACGGAAAACCGAACGGTTATTGGAAAAATTATTATAAAAATGGAAAACTAAAAATTGAGGGTAATAGAATAAATTTTCAATTAGATAGTACTTGGAAATTTTATGATGAAAAAGAAAGATTGACAAAAACTATAGATTACAGAGAAGGAAAAAAAGAGGGATTAACTATAAACTACGATACACTGGGTAAAATAATTAGTTCAGAAACTTACAAAGATGATGTAAAAGAAGGGTTAACTAAAAATTTTTACAAAACTGGAGAGTTAAAAAGTACCATACCTTTCATTAAAGGAAGACAAGAGGGTATAGCTTATGAATTTAGTAAAGATTCAACAATAACTGGTATTTCAACTTTTAAGGGAGGTATTTTACAAGGATACGATAGGATAAATCAAAGAGATGCAGAAAACAGGAAACAAGGTATATGGAAAGAATTTTATGAAAACAATAAAGTGAAAAAAGAACAAAAATTTAATGATGATTCTTTAGATGGGTATGTTAAGGAATTTAATAAAAAAGGAGACTTATTATATACAAAAAAATACAGTTTTGGTAAACAAATACTTAACGCACCAGAAATAGCAAATGTAGAAGTATACAAGGAAGTATATGAAGATGGTACATTAAAATACGAAGGTGTTTACAGTGATAGTTTACCTATTGGAACACATTATAAATATATTAAAAAATTAAGGTGTGATAGTAGTTTATTTAAGAGAGATGATACCACTGATATTTACGTAAGAAGAATGGTTTGTAGAAATGTTCCAATTCCTGATAGTGCTATTGAATATTTTGACGGAACAATGGTTGCTAAAGGTGCTGTAGATAGTATTAGAAATAGAATAGGTATTTGGATAGAATATCATAATACCGGTGAATTTAAAGGAAAGGGTTTATATAAAGAAGGGGAGAGAATTGGAGAGTGGGAATTTTTTTATGCTTCAGGAAAACTTGAACAAAAAGGAAGATATGATAAAAAAGGTCGCGCGCAAGGTGTTTGGAAATGGTATTATGAAAGCGGTAAATTGTGGAGAGAGGAAGTTTATATAAATGGAAGAAGGGATGGAGAATTAAAAGATTATGATGAAGTTGGAAATATTATTTTGCAAGGAATTTTTATTGAAGGAAGAAAAGAGGGTAGATGGTTATACGAATCCCCAGATTACAAAGAATATGGTAATTATGTTAATGATTTACCAGATAGTTTATGGAAGAGTTATTATATGCCTTCAAAAATAAAAAGATTTGAAGGGCGTTTTATTGCGGGTGATCCTACTGGTGTTCATGTTGCATTTCATCCAAACGGTGCACGTATGTACATTGGTAATTATACTAGTGGTATGAAAGATGGTGATTGGAAATATTATGATGAAAGTGATCATAATTATTTAACAGTTACCTACAAAAATGATATTGAAATAAAATGGCAAGGAGAAAAAATAAGACCAACCTATGAAGAAAGTTTACGTACTTATAACATAAAAATTAATGAAAATAAAACGCAAACTATCCGAAGGTAA
- a CDS encoding PAS domain S-box protein, with amino-acid sequence MAVLEQNSQVDEHTLNLLPFAVILFDSKQIYFVNKKAVSILGSASINFKKSNKISIFHIIEKRFHKEINRNIKKVLAGITLPSLELKITNFKKKDIYIKTDSNAVLYNNKRVIQTAFSEVSNRKSQITEDETAKDLLQKISANSQDVIFHFGFLPHTKLKFISDSSKKVLGFTPEEIYKNPNILKKNLYKEDQNLLVISREDYLKWAEKGKEKRVVVRFCHKNGKQKNIEIAVNPVYNKKRELAGLIGNIRDISERIETEKLLLETKKKFDLITNNGNDIISFYTFYPEEKYLYVSPNIKKILGYKSEDLINDHLFFTKQLVKYNDDFDKSILLLKTCQKRNIIKNHHFSFKILKKSGEEAWLEDNLVPITNEKGKISFFINILRDITEQKETDIEIESQYINYRNLLDNSPVAYLIHDNGVCLYVNNALLKLVKFKNKNQILGKFALDFFDEDDRKIALKRLQEIYLTKTTQNSYFNYNIRDAKNNKIEVEVKSVLIKFNNRDCVLSLVNNLTEQRQRENEKVKTQITESTNKQLQDEIKERKEIEKNLINKTAQLSAIFENSTHLIWSINDKLEVTSYNKNFFNTVKLQHGINIKLGYKIDEHLLRNRQQYIDFWYPKYTEAFKGKKLEFEKGDINNGRFVTRKIFINPIVSENNEVREISCIANDITDSKIYEQKLLNQTGKLSAIFDSSHHYIWTIDKEGKLTSFNKNYYDLITSLYNTKPFLGIVLNRGVLANDKEYTELLQFHYDKAFSGLATSFEIETQDKDHKNVYLEVFFNPIYENNEVVEVSGIAHNITEKKHVQQRMEISLKEKEVLLREVHHRVKNNMQVISSILNLQSSYVSDEYALTLLKESQNRIKTMAYIHESLYQNKSFTSVNFSDYVYTLVNNVVQSYSASTEKIKLVLNIDKVSLSLDSSIPAGLIINELITNAIKHAFPENKQGTITFNLRSENNFVFLELKDNGVGFASGIDFENSHSLGLQLVNTLIEQIEGKLNFKSEKGKGTEVLVTFKM; translated from the coding sequence ATGGCAGTATTAGAACAGAATTCACAAGTTGATGAACATACATTAAACTTACTGCCTTTTGCTGTAATATTATTCGACAGTAAACAAATATATTTTGTAAATAAAAAAGCAGTTTCAATTTTAGGATCAGCTTCTATAAACTTTAAAAAATCTAACAAAATATCTATTTTTCATATTATTGAGAAGAGGTTTCATAAAGAAATAAATAGAAATATTAAAAAAGTATTAGCTGGTATAACTTTACCGTCCTTAGAACTAAAAATAACCAATTTTAAAAAGAAGGATATTTATATTAAAACAGATTCAAACGCTGTTTTATATAATAATAAAAGAGTTATTCAAACAGCTTTTTCAGAAGTTTCTAATAGAAAAAGTCAAATAACAGAGGATGAAACAGCTAAAGATCTTTTACAAAAAATAAGTGCAAACAGTCAAGATGTTATTTTTCATTTTGGATTTTTACCCCATACTAAACTAAAGTTTATTAGTGATTCAAGTAAAAAAGTTTTAGGCTTTACTCCCGAAGAAATATACAAGAACCCAAATATTTTAAAAAAGAATCTTTATAAAGAGGATCAAAACTTACTTGTAATTTCGAGAGAAGACTATTTAAAATGGGCAGAAAAAGGAAAGGAAAAAAGGGTTGTTGTTAGATTTTGTCACAAAAACGGTAAACAAAAAAATATTGAAATTGCTGTTAACCCAGTATATAATAAAAAAAGAGAATTAGCTGGTTTAATAGGGAATATACGCGATATTTCTGAAAGAATTGAAACCGAAAAATTACTTTTAGAAACAAAAAAAAAATTTGATCTTATTACTAATAACGGAAATGATATAATATCATTCTACACCTTTTATCCTGAGGAAAAATATTTATATGTTAGTCCTAACATTAAAAAAATACTAGGTTACAAATCTGAAGATTTAATCAACGACCACCTTTTCTTCACAAAGCAATTAGTAAAGTATAACGATGATTTTGACAAATCTATTCTACTACTTAAAACTTGCCAGAAAAGAAACATTATTAAAAACCATCATTTTTCATTTAAAATTCTAAAAAAATCTGGGGAAGAAGCGTGGTTAGAAGATAATCTAGTACCAATAACAAACGAAAAAGGAAAAATTAGTTTTTTTATCAATATTTTAAGAGACATTACAGAGCAAAAGGAAACAGATATTGAAATTGAAAGCCAGTATATTAACTATAGAAATTTGTTGGATAATTCACCGGTAGCTTATTTAATTCACGACAACGGTGTCTGCCTTTATGTTAACAATGCGCTTTTAAAATTGGTGAAATTTAAAAATAAAAATCAAATTTTAGGAAAATTTGCTCTTGATTTTTTTGATGAAGATGACAGAAAAATTGCCTTAAAGCGTCTACAAGAAATATACTTAACCAAAACAACTCAAAACTCATATTTTAATTACAATATTCGCGATGCAAAAAATAATAAAATAGAAGTTGAAGTAAAATCGGTACTAATAAAATTTAATAACAGAGACTGTGTACTGTCCCTGGTTAATAATTTAACCGAACAAAGACAAAGGGAAAACGAAAAGGTAAAAACCCAAATTACAGAAAGCACAAACAAACAACTACAAGATGAAATTAAGGAGAGAAAAGAAATTGAAAAAAATTTAATCAATAAAACCGCACAACTTTCAGCAATTTTCGAAAACTCTACTCATTTAATCTGGTCAATAAATGACAAATTAGAGGTAACATCTTACAACAAGAATTTTTTTAATACCGTGAAATTACAACATGGTATAAATATTAAATTAGGGTATAAAATAGATGAACATCTTTTAAGGAACAGGCAGCAGTATATTGATTTTTGGTACCCAAAATATACCGAAGCGTTTAAAGGTAAAAAACTAGAATTTGAAAAAGGCGACATTAATAACGGGCGGTTTGTTACCAGAAAAATTTTTATAAATCCAATAGTCAGCGAAAACAATGAAGTGAGGGAAATAAGTTGCATTGCCAATGATATAACAGATTCAAAAATATACGAGCAAAAATTATTGAATCAAACAGGAAAATTGAGTGCAATTTTCGACAGCAGTCATCATTATATATGGACAATCGATAAGGAAGGAAAACTAACATCCTTTAATAAAAATTATTATGACTTAATCACTAGCCTTTATAACACGAAGCCATTTTTAGGTATTGTGTTAAACAGGGGGGTTTTAGCAAACGACAAAGAATATACCGAATTATTACAGTTTCATTATGATAAAGCATTTAGTGGACTTGCAACTAGTTTTGAAATTGAGACTCAAGACAAAGACCATAAAAATGTTTATTTAGAGGTATTTTTTAATCCAATTTATGAAAATAATGAAGTGGTAGAGGTAAGCGGCATTGCCCACAACATTACTGAGAAAAAACACGTCCAACAGAGAATGGAAATTTCTTTGAAAGAGAAGGAAGTTTTGTTAAGAGAGGTGCATCATCGTGTTAAAAACAATATGCAAGTAATTAGTAGCATTTTAAATTTACAGTCTTCTTATGTTTCAGATGAGTACGCCTTAACGCTTTTAAAGGAGAGTCAGAATAGGATTAAAACAATGGCCTACATTCATGAGAGTTTATATCAAAACAAATCATTTACATCCGTTAATTTCTCCGATTACGTTTACACGCTTGTAAACAACGTGGTACAATCTTATTCTGCATCAACAGAAAAAATAAAATTAGTGCTCAATATAGATAAAGTGTCCCTGTCTCTTGACAGTTCAATTCCTGCAGGTCTTATAATCAATGAGCTAATCACAAACGCAATAAAACACGCGTTTCCCGAAAACAAACAAGGCACAATAACCTTTAATTTACGGAGCGAAAATAATTTTGTATTTTTAGAGCTGAAAGACAATGGTGTTGGTTTTGCCTCTGGAATAGATTTTGAAAACAGCCACTCTCTTGGTTTACAATTGGTTAACACCCTTATTGAACAAATTGAAGGAAAGTTGAATTTTAAATCGGAAAAAGGCAAGGGAACCGAAGTTTTAGTTACTTTTAAGATGTAA